Within the Candidatus Nitrospira nitrificans genome, the region CGGTTCCCGTGCGGCACTTGCTGATCGGATTGGGGAAGGCGCCGTTCTTCGCGGCGATCATCGCCTTGGTGGGCTGTTATCAAGGATTTCAAATCAGAGGCGGCGTCGACGACGTCGGCCGACACACCACCATCAGTGTCGTGCAGGGAATTTTTCTCGTCATCGTGTTCGATGCGGTCTGCAGTATCCTGCTCAATTGGTGGGACCTGTAACAGGGTGTTGAAAAAGTCCGCCAGCGGCGTTCCCCGGCTTGCCGAAGCGGCTTCGCGAGGCAGGTCGCATCGCTTAGAGGCTCAACGTACCGAAGCGTACGCCTCCGTCTCTTCGCTCGCCGCGCCGGGCGTCGACGCAGGCGCGAGGCGAGCTCGCCTCGATGAGTTGGCGAAGCGGGCTCGTTACCGGGGCTGGGTGAGAACGTAGGCATCAGAGAGTATGCATGCCAGTGTGAGAGGTGGTTTCTGATGCGGTCGGCTACGAACATTGAGATACCGGTGATCGACGTGAGCCGCGTCGCGACAAAGTTCGGACAGGCCGTCGTGCATGAGGACGTCAGTCTGTCTATTCACCGGGGGGAAATTTTCGCGATTGCCGGCGGCAATGGGTGCGGCAAGACCACGTTATTACGAGAGATCATCGGCCTGATCACGCCCTCGGCCGGAACGATCCGAATCCTTGGGGTAGACAGTCGGCAGCTCGAAGAAGGCAACGGCCGACCGATTCATCGCCGGTTCGGGGTGATGTTCCAGCATGGCGCGTTGTTCAGCTCGTTCACCCTGGCGGAGAATGTCGCCGTGCCGCTGCGCGAGCATACGACCCTGAGCGAGGCACTGATCCGTGATATTGTCGCCGCCAAGATTGCCATGGTGGGGTTGCCGCCGGAGAGTGCCGAGAAGTATCCCAATGAACTCAGCGGAGGTATGCGAAGACGAGCTGCGCTCGCCCGAGCGATTGTGATGGATCCGGAATTGTTGTTTCTCGACGAGCCGACCGCCGGGCTCGACCCGATCATCGCCGCAGGATTCGACGATCTCGTGCTCTCATTGAAAAGCCTTTTGGGGCTGACGGTGGTGATGGTGACACATGATCTGGATTCACTGTGGCGGATCGCCAATCGCGTGGCAGTGCTCGGGTGTGGAAAGGTTTTGGGTATCGGAACCATGCAGGAGTTGTCCCGATCAGACGATCCCATTATCCGTGAATACTTCCGTGGCCCACGTGGAAGGGCGGCAAGCGAACAGGCGGCGTGGAACCATGAAAG harbors:
- a CDS encoding ABC transporter ATP-binding protein, with protein sequence MRSATNIEIPVIDVSRVATKFGQAVVHEDVSLSIHRGEIFAIAGGNGCGKTTLLREIIGLITPSAGTIRILGVDSRQLEEGNGRPIHRRFGVMFQHGALFSSFTLAENVAVPLREHTTLSEALIRDIVAAKIAMVGLPPESAEKYPNELSGGMRRRAALARAIVMDPELLFLDEPTAGLDPIIAAGFDDLVLSLKSLLGLTVVMVTHDLDSLWRIANRVAVLGCGKVLGIGTMQELSRSDDPIIREYFRGPRGRAASEQAAWNHERRET